In Bacillota bacterium, the genomic window GCAGGTATATTTCACCATCAATATACTCGTATCTTTTTTCGCTTGCTTCTGAGATTTTTAAAAACTCTTCATAGGAAACCTTCATACCGCTATATAAGTATTCTGCAGCACTGTCGTGTATCACAGAGTCACATTTATTTTTTTCACTATACTTGCTTTCTTCATTACAATTACCCTTTTCATTAGATTCATTCTTAGATATATTTTCCTTATATTGCACTAACATGGCGACCCTTTTTCCGTTTTTGGTAATTATAATGTCCTCCGTTTCCGAAAACTTAAGGTATTTACCGAAACTATTCTGTAATTCCGTAGTGGTAACAATCATAAAATTCACCTCTTCAATATTAATTTAGCTAATTATATAAATATTATACCTATAATATTTATATAATGTCAATAGATTAGCTAGAATAATATCTAATATGTGTTGGTATCTGTACGATTTATAAATTTTTAACTTGATGATAGTTGTATTGAGTGTTACAATAATAATAAATTATTATTAATAATAATTTATTATTCGCAGGTTTGAGTGAAGATACTGTTAATTTATGTGGGTTATTAAATAATTAAGGTTTTGACTTATTCTGTATATTTCCTGAAAGGGGAATGATTGGATGATAAAAGGTAAAGTTTTTATTAAATATTTATTTTCCTATTTAGCAGTACTTTTTATTCCAATTGTTTTGATTAGTATTTTTATTTATTCACAGTTTATTACGCAATTTAAAACAGAGGTTATTAATTCTACTACAGGAATGCTGTCTCAGATACGTGACTCTATGGATAAGCATCTTGAAAGCTTTGCGAGTATTACATCTAATATTTCGGTTAACCCACAAGTTACATTTCTTCTATCCAAGGACAATGTTGGCGAGTCGGACATATACCCCTACATACTTAATGCCATTAAAGAATTAAACAAATATAAAAATGCAAATTCTGTAATTGAAAATATTTTCTTGTTTATTAACAGTGAAAATATGGTATTAAGCGATACAAGTAAATATGATTTTTATGATTTTATTAATAAAATATACAGGTATGAGAATATAGGCGCTGAGGAGTTTAAGAAGGTATTGGGAAATATTAACAATGAAACTATTTTACCTTCTCAGACAGTATGGCAGGATAGCAGAAAGACTCAAATTATTTCTTATATCCATCCCTTACCTATGAGAGATCCTTTCCCTAAGGCTGTACTTATGATGACCATAGATGAAACACCTATAAAGCGTTCTATGGAGAATGCGTTAAGAGAATATGGGGGTTATGTTTGTGTATTAGATGTTAATAATAATATTATTATTTCTAACAAAATAGGTGACTTTCTTTTTGAGGATAATAAGAGAGAAACTCTACTGTCATTATTAAAAGAACAAAAAGATAGCAACTATTATATAACGCACGATGGTTTTGTTATTTCTTCAGTAAAATCCCAAAAGAATGATTGGAAATATATATCTATAATTCCGTCTTATAGAATACTTTATAAAGTTAATAGAATAAGAAAAATGATGATATTTATTTTAATTATAACTTTTGCTGTAGGGTTTATGGCAGTTTATTATTTTTCACGTAAAGGTTACAATGATATAAAGAGAGTCTTGAAGGTTATCAAAGATTATGAGCAATATGAACAATATGGTCAAAAAGAAAAATTGGAAGGTTTTAACAATGAATGGGATATAATTAACCATGCGATTGTAAAGTATATAAGTAAAAATAAGACTCTCCAGGAACGAATTTACGAACAAATACCCATGATAAAAAATAGTTTTTTCAGGCGTTTATTAAAGGGGCAGCTTTCGGACGAAAAAAGTGTAGATGAAATGCTTGCTTTCTTGGAGCTCAATAATATAAAAGGATATAAGTTCGGAGTTTTTATAATAGAAATCGACAATCATAATGTCAGCAATGTTTCCGGAAGCAAAGAACCGATACTGGAATTTGTACATGCAACTATAACTAATGTAATAGAAGAGTCAATAAAGCCGGACAGTTTTATATACACTATAGAAGATGA contains:
- a CDS encoding type II toxin-antitoxin system prevent-host-death family antitoxin yields the protein MIVTTTELQNSFGKYLKFSETEDIIITKNGKRVAMLVQYKENISKNESNEKGNCNEESKYSEKNKCDSVIHDSAAEYLYSGMKVSYEEFLKISEASEKRYEYIDGEIYL
- a CDS encoding AraC family transcriptional regulator, whose product is MIKGKVFIKYLFSYLAVLFIPIVLISIFIYSQFITQFKTEVINSTTGMLSQIRDSMDKHLESFASITSNISVNPQVTFLLSKDNVGESDIYPYILNAIKELNKYKNANSVIENIFLFINSENMVLSDTSKYDFYDFINKIYRYENIGAEEFKKVLGNINNETILPSQTVWQDSRKTQIISYIHPLPMRDPFPKAVLMMTIDETPIKRSMENALREYGGYVCVLDVNNNIIISNKIGDFLFEDNKRETLLSLLKEQKDSNYYITHDGFVISSVKSQKNDWKYISIIPSYRILYKVNRIRKMMIFILIITFAVGFMAVYYFSRKGYNDIKRVLKVIKDYEQYEQYGQKEKLEGFNNEWDIINHAIVKYISKNKTLQERIYEQIPMIKNSFFRRLLKGQLSDEKSVDEMLAFLELNNIKGYKFGVFIIEIDNHNVSNVSGSKEPILEFVHATITNVIEESIKPDSFIYTIEDEMYRINAIIGLDSGRDNNLYLLTMMQKIKESIKSKLGFTITIGVGGICHNMVDLYESYNEACKALEYKIVMGRDSVISYDTICRRLNKKISFSFKQEKELINFLRMGEYEKIQEILDDSINTIKREPVSIDVVKCIYFDIVNTAMKAAEELNIEDEIESLFLSKLNEMETVDEIYNAVSNFYKTLCKQIRGAKISKNIELRDKVIEYIDKNYNDSMLSVEKIADYFSVSPSYLSRFIKDHIGYSITDYIHEVRLQKAKELLKNSEKTVAEIAEEVGYNSLHNFSRVFKRYENITPTEYRASANL